A window of Clavibacter michiganensis contains these coding sequences:
- a CDS encoding sigma-70 family RNA polymerase sigma factor: MESTEEHAGAPQVVELSPDPSILSAIGAGHSLATAMADLIDNSIDKGATKFLARFITRNEELIGIRMHDDGAGMSAVQLASAMRLGVRREYGAAEHGHFGVGLKAASFSQADRLTVYSRCGYEPTRAIRLTRGRFEGEVLRDAEAQRGFTKGAGGFARVESGTVVEWDHLHSVFTGDVEVDRRRWLDEVFTSLGHDLGLTFHRIISRGDITIVLQQFDTRTGDGVPVKVTSVDPFNFTSGAAGYPLNLVGTTRGGTELLFTCHIMQPANQGPSAKLLGRPRAEWQGLYVYRNDRLQQASGWLNLLPGNMVELQLARVAVDVTTGALGAVRINPEKHGVVFTADGVHAVERAVTEDGRDFRSFLSAARDVFRLGSKRDRGPRPVARIAEGLPQAVIGAMDEEFGFRDDGNNLRVLWKPLGRGRLFELEHAAATVWLNEGYREQLQGAHGGDAAFFKTSIVLQLQDKLERGHLQQSTVDQIERIHAVLAAATFQQIDEHGYDATLQPATRAARPTADAELDFDEWQVGDEVPIPARVDEGGFSIDRPVSESVKRYREIPHSIDAAKQYLWGIGRAKLLSTAEEVELARRIEAGLLAEERLASDSAQEQRRSFLRELREIADAGKHAKARFVNANLRLVVSVARRYAGRDMELLDLIQEGNMGLIRAVEKFDYEQGTKFSTYATWWIRQAISRALDDKARAIRLPVHLMESLRRLSGARAALEPLYPDGVPLDELARHSEIDVSDIERLVAADRLTHVWSLDAPWYNPELRMDEPFGDHLVDDAADSTSDTFEALLLRRNLVQILSALDWREARVLVLRFGLDGGERRTLDAIGVEFGVTRERIRQLEKKALETMRGPRAQAMLAGHHCVDDSAVREDRPVTSVRTARPLTIEDHIRQYGRIKRRTQPAAQLTIVSSSAVNRSTQRQTDPIASPSDIESAFLSGQHPDDIARRLNVDRGTVLASLSQRLFGVEQSTQTSDRPARHGSGYSDADAQLIDSTLSTGASIHDIAVRLERTPYGVACQILLEPRHADEFRRRQARAVEERRRDHGPAGAPASQA, translated from the coding sequence ATGGAGTCGACTGAAGAGCACGCCGGGGCACCGCAGGTCGTTGAGCTCTCGCCCGATCCGTCGATCCTCAGCGCTATCGGCGCGGGGCATTCTCTGGCTACGGCGATGGCCGACTTGATCGACAACTCCATCGACAAGGGGGCGACCAAGTTCCTGGCGCGCTTCATCACTCGCAATGAGGAGCTCATCGGGATTCGGATGCACGACGACGGCGCAGGAATGTCCGCAGTGCAGCTCGCGTCAGCGATGCGCCTCGGCGTCCGTCGCGAGTACGGAGCGGCCGAGCACGGGCATTTTGGCGTCGGTTTGAAAGCGGCGTCGTTCAGTCAGGCCGACCGGTTGACCGTCTACTCGCGGTGCGGCTATGAGCCCACGCGAGCGATACGTCTCACGCGCGGAAGATTCGAGGGCGAGGTTCTGCGTGACGCTGAGGCCCAGCGCGGATTCACGAAGGGTGCAGGCGGTTTTGCCCGTGTCGAAAGCGGCACTGTCGTCGAATGGGACCACCTGCACTCGGTCTTCACCGGCGATGTGGAGGTCGATCGGCGACGTTGGCTCGACGAGGTGTTTACAAGTCTGGGACACGACCTCGGGCTGACGTTCCACAGAATCATCTCGCGCGGCGACATCACGATCGTCCTACAGCAGTTCGACACACGAACGGGCGACGGCGTCCCCGTCAAAGTGACGTCCGTTGACCCGTTCAATTTTACGTCTGGCGCCGCCGGTTACCCACTCAATCTGGTCGGAACGACCCGGGGTGGCACAGAACTGCTCTTCACGTGCCACATCATGCAGCCCGCGAACCAGGGGCCGAGCGCGAAGTTGCTGGGTCGCCCGCGAGCGGAGTGGCAGGGTTTGTATGTCTACCGTAATGATCGGCTCCAGCAAGCCAGCGGCTGGTTGAACTTACTGCCCGGCAACATGGTCGAACTGCAGCTTGCGCGGGTCGCCGTCGACGTGACTACAGGGGCGCTTGGCGCCGTTCGCATCAACCCTGAGAAACACGGCGTCGTGTTCACGGCAGACGGTGTCCACGCGGTGGAACGAGCTGTCACGGAAGACGGACGTGATTTCCGGTCCTTCCTGTCCGCGGCGAGGGACGTGTTCCGGCTCGGCAGCAAACGCGATCGCGGCCCGAGGCCGGTTGCGCGCATTGCGGAAGGACTCCCTCAGGCCGTCATCGGCGCGATGGATGAGGAGTTCGGATTCCGCGACGATGGCAACAATCTACGCGTCTTGTGGAAGCCTCTGGGCCGCGGCCGGCTCTTCGAACTGGAGCACGCCGCAGCGACGGTCTGGTTGAACGAGGGCTACCGGGAACAACTTCAGGGCGCCCATGGCGGCGATGCCGCATTCTTCAAAACCTCGATCGTGCTGCAGCTGCAAGACAAGCTGGAGCGCGGTCATTTGCAGCAGAGCACCGTCGACCAGATCGAGCGCATCCATGCGGTTCTCGCGGCCGCCACGTTCCAGCAGATCGACGAGCACGGTTACGACGCAACTCTCCAGCCGGCGACACGCGCCGCTCGACCGACCGCTGACGCCGAACTCGATTTCGACGAGTGGCAGGTCGGCGACGAAGTTCCAATACCCGCGCGAGTCGACGAGGGGGGCTTCTCGATTGATCGTCCCGTCTCTGAGTCGGTCAAGCGCTATCGAGAAATCCCGCACTCTATAGACGCGGCGAAGCAGTACCTCTGGGGAATTGGGAGAGCGAAGTTGCTCAGCACCGCCGAAGAGGTTGAGCTCGCGCGTCGTATTGAGGCCGGGCTGCTCGCTGAAGAGCGTCTCGCCTCCGATAGCGCTCAGGAACAGCGCAGGTCGTTTCTACGCGAGCTTCGAGAGATCGCCGACGCTGGTAAGCACGCCAAAGCGCGATTCGTCAACGCGAACTTGCGCCTGGTCGTCTCCGTCGCGAGGCGCTACGCAGGGCGCGACATGGAGTTACTGGACCTGATCCAGGAGGGAAACATGGGGCTCATCCGCGCGGTCGAGAAGTTCGACTACGAGCAAGGGACGAAGTTCTCTACGTACGCCACCTGGTGGATCCGGCAGGCCATCTCGCGGGCGCTCGATGATAAGGCACGCGCCATCCGCCTACCAGTACATCTGATGGAGTCACTGCGGAGACTGTCCGGCGCTCGCGCGGCGCTCGAACCGCTCTACCCAGATGGCGTACCGCTCGACGAGCTCGCCCGACACTCCGAAATCGACGTGTCTGACATCGAACGGCTCGTCGCTGCGGACCGGCTGACGCACGTGTGGTCACTTGATGCGCCCTGGTACAACCCAGAACTGCGAATGGACGAGCCCTTCGGTGATCACCTCGTAGACGACGCCGCTGACTCCACAAGCGACACCTTCGAGGCACTATTGCTCCGACGGAATCTCGTCCAAATCCTGAGCGCCCTGGACTGGCGGGAGGCGCGGGTCCTCGTGCTGCGCTTCGGGCTCGATGGAGGCGAGCGTCGGACACTTGATGCGATCGGTGTCGAGTTCGGGGTCACCCGCGAGCGGATCCGACAGCTAGAGAAGAAGGCGCTGGAGACAATGCGTGGCCCCCGTGCGCAGGCAATGCTCGCGGGTCACCACTGCGTCGACGACAGCGCGGTTCGTGAAGATAGGCCCGTCACCTCGGTCCGCACAGCTAGGCCCCTGACCATCGAGGACCACATTAGGCAGTATGGCCGGATAAAGCGTCGGACTCAGCCAGCCGCGCAGTTGACGATCGTGAGCTCTTCCGCCGTCAACAGATCGACGCAACGACAGACCGATCCCATTGCGAGCCCCTCGGACATAGAGTCCGCCTTTCTCAGTGGCCAGCACCCTGATGACATCGCTCGCCGCCTGAACGTCGATCGAGGCACTGTCCTAGCATCGCTCAGCCAGCGACTCTTCGGCGTCGAACAATCGACGCAAACTTCTGACCGTCCCGCCCGCCACGGTTCCGGGTACTCGGATGCCGACGCACAGCTGATCGATTCAACGCTGTCCACCGGCGCATCGATCCACGACATCGCGGTCCGGCTTGAGCGGACTCCTTACGGTGTTGCCTGCCAGATCCTGTTGGAGCCCCGCCATGCGGACGAGTTCCGCAGGCGTCAGGCGAGGGCAGTGGAAGAGCGCCGGCGGGACCATGGTCCCGCCGGCGCGCCGGCATCGCAAGCGTGA
- a CDS encoding methionine ABC transporter ATP-binding protein, whose product MTDAPHVSLRGVGKQYPPRAKGEAGLHALADVDLDIRRGEVFGIIGYSGAGKSTLVRLVNALERPTAGTVSVDGREIQALPERELRKLRLGIGMVFQQFNLFTSKTVWGNVAYPLTVAGMPKDQQQRRISDLLHFVGLADKAHARPDELSGGQKQRVGIARALATSPAILLADEATSALDPETTSEVLALLRRVNEELGVTIVVITHEMEVIKSIADRVAVMDSGRVIEHGEVFDVFSRPTSDAARRFVSTVVAGIPEPQEVQRLRRRHPGRLVTLSFADGGATQAEVFQALAAAGIAFEVVHGGITDIQGRTFGNLTLALGGDPARIDEVLAADRAGVTVTEVV is encoded by the coding sequence ATGACGGACGCCCCGCACGTCTCCCTGCGCGGCGTCGGCAAGCAGTACCCGCCCCGCGCGAAGGGGGAGGCGGGGCTCCACGCCCTCGCCGACGTCGACCTCGACATCCGCCGCGGCGAGGTGTTCGGCATCATCGGCTACTCCGGCGCGGGCAAGAGCACGCTCGTGCGGCTGGTGAACGCGCTCGAGCGGCCGACCGCCGGCACGGTCTCGGTCGACGGACGCGAGATCCAGGCCCTCCCCGAGCGCGAGCTGCGGAAGCTGCGCCTCGGCATCGGCATGGTCTTCCAGCAGTTCAACCTCTTCACGTCGAAGACGGTGTGGGGCAACGTCGCGTACCCGCTCACGGTCGCCGGCATGCCGAAGGACCAGCAGCAGCGGCGGATCAGCGACCTGCTGCACTTCGTCGGCCTCGCGGACAAGGCGCACGCGCGGCCCGACGAGCTGTCCGGCGGCCAGAAGCAGCGCGTCGGCATCGCCCGCGCGCTCGCGACGAGCCCCGCGATCCTCCTGGCCGACGAGGCCACGAGCGCGCTGGATCCCGAGACCACGAGCGAGGTCCTCGCGCTCCTGCGCCGGGTGAACGAGGAGCTCGGCGTCACCATCGTCGTCATCACGCACGAGATGGAGGTCATCAAGTCCATCGCCGACCGCGTGGCCGTCATGGACTCCGGTCGCGTCATCGAGCACGGCGAGGTGTTCGACGTGTTCTCCCGGCCCACGAGCGACGCGGCGCGCCGCTTCGTCTCGACGGTCGTCGCGGGGATCCCCGAGCCGCAAGAGGTCCAGCGCCTCCGCCGCCGCCACCCGGGACGCCTCGTCACGCTGTCCTTCGCGGACGGCGGCGCCACGCAGGCCGAGGTGTTCCAGGCGCTCGCCGCCGCGGGCATCGCGTTCGAGGTCGTGCACGGCGGGATCACCGACATCCAGGGCCGCACGTTCGGCAACCTGACCCTCGCGCTCGGGGGCGACCCCGCGCGCATCGACGAGGTGCTCGCGGCCGACCGCGCCGGCGTCACCGTGACGGAGGTGGTCTGA
- a CDS encoding LLM class flavin-dependent oxidoreductase — MTVPLSILDLAPIAPGETARDSFAASVALAQQAERSGYRRVWYAEHHNMASIASSATSVLIAHVASQTSTIRLGSGGVMLPNHSPLTIAEQFGTLETLHPGRIDLGLGRAPGSDQATFRALRRDPGSSDRFPEDVVELQAFLSGESQVPGVSATPGAGTRVPLYILGSSTFGAQLAAALGLPFAFASHFAPDMLLDAIAIYRRDFRPSEQLDAPYAIAGINAIAADDRADAERQFAGVRRARLMMLLRQSGQIPATQTFTDEELDRLLEAPVGAHVASMMTYTAVGTGAEVSDYANRFAEQAGVDEVIVGHASQRTPERLRSVELMADAHALVAA; from the coding sequence ATGACCGTCCCGCTCTCCATCCTCGACCTCGCCCCCATCGCCCCCGGGGAGACCGCCCGCGACAGCTTCGCCGCGTCCGTCGCCCTCGCCCAGCAGGCCGAGCGGAGCGGCTACCGTCGCGTCTGGTACGCGGAGCACCACAACATGGCGTCGATCGCGTCCAGCGCGACGAGCGTGCTCATCGCCCACGTCGCCAGCCAGACGTCCACCATCCGGCTCGGGTCCGGCGGCGTCATGCTGCCGAACCACTCGCCGCTCACCATCGCGGAGCAGTTCGGCACCCTCGAGACCCTGCACCCGGGCCGCATCGACCTCGGCCTCGGCCGCGCTCCCGGCAGCGACCAGGCCACGTTCCGGGCGCTCCGCCGCGACCCCGGATCCTCGGACCGCTTCCCCGAGGACGTCGTCGAGCTGCAGGCCTTCCTTTCCGGCGAGAGCCAGGTCCCCGGCGTGTCCGCGACGCCCGGCGCCGGCACGCGCGTCCCCCTCTACATCCTCGGGTCCTCGACCTTCGGCGCCCAGCTCGCCGCGGCCCTCGGCCTGCCGTTCGCCTTCGCGTCGCACTTCGCGCCCGACATGCTGCTCGACGCCATCGCGATCTACCGCCGCGACTTCCGCCCGTCGGAGCAGCTCGACGCGCCGTACGCGATCGCGGGGATCAACGCCATCGCGGCCGACGACCGCGCTGACGCCGAGCGCCAGTTCGCCGGCGTCCGCCGGGCGCGCCTGATGATGCTTCTCCGCCAGAGCGGCCAGATCCCGGCCACTCAGACGTTCACCGACGAGGAGCTCGACCGGCTCCTCGAGGCCCCCGTCGGCGCGCACGTCGCCAGCATGATGACGTACACGGCCGTCGGCACCGGCGCCGAGGTCTCCGACTACGCCAACCGGTTCGCGGAGCAGGCGGGCGTCGACGAGGTCATCGTCGGGCACGCCTCGCAGCGGACGCCGGAGCGCCTCCGCTCGGTCGAGCTGATGGCGGACGCGCACGCGCTCGTCGCCGCGTAG
- a CDS encoding TraR/DksA family transcriptional regulator, giving the protein MADDAAPAPADARAALEAVRADTLALIRGLDRDVAAIVESRQDANSDDEHDPEGATLAFERSQSDAMIREARVRLADVDAAVARLDAGTYGRCEVCGEAIPAGRLEIRPAARRCVAHA; this is encoded by the coding sequence ATGGCAGACGACGCCGCGCCCGCTCCGGCGGACGCGCGCGCGGCCCTGGAGGCGGTGCGCGCCGACACGCTCGCGCTCATCCGCGGCCTCGACCGCGACGTGGCGGCGATCGTCGAGTCCCGTCAGGACGCGAACTCCGACGACGAGCACGACCCCGAGGGCGCGACCCTCGCGTTCGAGCGCTCGCAGTCCGACGCGATGATCCGCGAGGCCCGCGTCCGCCTCGCCGACGTCGACGCCGCGGTCGCGCGCCTCGACGCGGGCACCTACGGCCGCTGCGAGGTCTGCGGCGAGGCGATCCCCGCGGGTCGGCTCGAGATCCGCCCCGCCGCGCGCCGCTGCGTCGCGCACGCCTGA
- a CDS encoding DNA cytosine methyltransferase, protein MTTTNLAPIRTLDLFAGAGGLSEGFREGSDRFSTVRAVEMDVAAAATYALNHGDDLVFAGPVEEWLAQEEVPSVDLVLGGPPCQGFSTLGKQDAEDVRNFLWKQYAETVKRAQPKYFVVENVAAFTKSRQFEDFRRETSAAGMLPNYSFDWRVLNSADYGAAQARKRTVILGWRDDQEAPGFPEPTHGPGRTLAHVSVRQAFEQRGMAAAVSMIDLPPNRARVVNGRAVSGPYRAAELHVTRYYTELSRERFTHIPEKGNRFDIPFELLPDCWKKHTSGSADVMGRLHWDKPSVTVRTEFFKPEKGRYLHPVEDRALTHYEAATLQGFPDEYLFMGTKIEIARQIGNAVPIALGAAIGRHLAGLLG, encoded by the coding sequence ATGACCACGACCAACCTCGCCCCCATCCGCACGCTCGACCTCTTCGCAGGAGCCGGAGGGCTCAGCGAAGGTTTCCGCGAAGGCTCCGACCGCTTCTCGACGGTCCGTGCGGTCGAGATGGACGTAGCGGCGGCAGCCACTTACGCGTTGAACCACGGCGACGACCTCGTGTTCGCCGGCCCCGTTGAGGAATGGCTTGCGCAGGAGGAAGTCCCGTCCGTCGACCTCGTCCTTGGGGGCCCGCCTTGTCAGGGCTTCTCCACACTCGGGAAGCAGGACGCCGAGGACGTGCGGAACTTCCTCTGGAAACAATACGCGGAAACAGTCAAACGAGCGCAACCCAAATACTTTGTAGTCGAGAACGTTGCCGCATTCACCAAGTCTCGCCAGTTCGAAGATTTTCGCCGTGAAACGTCCGCAGCGGGAATGCTACCCAACTACTCCTTCGACTGGCGCGTCCTCAACTCGGCAGATTATGGTGCAGCGCAAGCACGGAAGCGCACTGTCATTCTGGGGTGGCGTGACGACCAGGAAGCGCCAGGATTCCCCGAGCCGACACACGGACCCGGGCGCACGCTTGCGCATGTCTCCGTTCGACAGGCCTTCGAGCAGCGCGGGATGGCTGCCGCCGTCAGCATGATCGACCTCCCTCCCAATCGCGCTCGAGTCGTCAACGGACGCGCGGTGTCCGGGCCCTACCGCGCCGCGGAGCTGCACGTCACCCGCTACTACACGGAGCTCTCGCGCGAGCGGTTCACTCACATCCCCGAAAAGGGCAACCGCTTCGACATTCCATTTGAGCTCTTGCCTGACTGCTGGAAGAAGCACACATCAGGATCGGCAGACGTCATGGGGCGACTGCACTGGGACAAGCCGTCAGTCACCGTCCGCACAGAGTTCTTCAAGCCGGAGAAGGGGCGTTACCTCCATCCGGTCGAGGACCGAGCGCTCACGCACTACGAGGCTGCGACGCTCCAAGGATTCCCCGACGAGTACCTCTTCATGGGAACGAAGATCGAAATCGCGCGACAGATTGGTAATGCCGTGCCGATTGCATTAGGCGCCGCGATCGGACGACACCTGGCAGGGCTGCTCGGTTGA
- a CDS encoding MarR family winged helix-turn-helix transcriptional regulator translates to MPSRDEVDRIVDAWRRERPDLDFSPLEVLSRVGRLSRLLERARRSAFQESELESWEFDVLSALRRAGDPYQLSPKALLQQTLVSSGTMTNRIDRLVARGLVERRTDPHDGRGILVVMSDAGRTRVDTAITRLVAEEAELLETLPAADRDVLAGLLRQLILDLDDDGA, encoded by the coding sequence ATGCCCAGCCGCGACGAGGTCGACCGCATCGTCGACGCGTGGCGGCGCGAGCGGCCCGACCTCGACTTCTCCCCGCTCGAGGTGCTGTCGCGCGTCGGCCGCCTGTCGCGGCTGCTGGAGCGCGCCAGGCGCTCCGCGTTCCAGGAGTCGGAGCTCGAGTCGTGGGAGTTCGACGTGCTGTCGGCGCTGCGACGGGCGGGCGATCCCTACCAGCTGAGCCCGAAGGCCCTCCTGCAGCAGACGCTCGTCTCCTCCGGCACGATGACGAACCGCATCGACCGGCTCGTGGCGCGCGGGCTCGTGGAGCGGCGGACGGATCCGCACGACGGGCGCGGGATCCTCGTCGTCATGTCGGACGCGGGCCGCACGCGCGTCGACACCGCGATCACCCGGCTCGTCGCCGAGGAGGCGGAGCTGCTCGAGACCCTGCCCGCAGCCGACCGCGACGTGCTCGCGGGGCTGCTGCGACAGCTGATCCTCGACCTCGACGACGACGGGGCCTGA
- a CDS encoding methionine ABC transporter permease, whose product MDALTPLLPLLGRSTVETLVMVLLTLLFGGLGGLIMGLGLYLTRASSLLPNRAVFAVLNLVVNTFRPIPFVIFLVAAQPLARLVTGNGIGQPAIIFTLSLGASFAISRIVEQNLLTVQPGVIEAARSVGASPVRIIFTLLIPEALGPLILGYTFIFVGIVDMTAVAGAIGAGGLGNFAIVYGYRQFEPVVTWAAVLIIIVLVQVVQFAGNRMARAALRR is encoded by the coding sequence ATGGACGCGCTGACCCCGCTCCTGCCGCTCCTCGGCCGGTCGACGGTCGAGACGCTCGTGATGGTGCTGCTCACGCTCCTGTTCGGCGGGCTCGGCGGCCTGATCATGGGCCTCGGGCTCTACCTCACGCGCGCCAGCAGCCTGCTGCCGAACCGCGCCGTGTTCGCCGTCCTCAACCTGGTCGTCAACACCTTCCGGCCGATCCCGTTCGTGATCTTCCTGGTCGCGGCACAGCCCCTCGCCCGCCTGGTCACGGGCAACGGCATCGGGCAGCCGGCGATCATCTTCACGCTGTCGCTGGGGGCGTCATTCGCGATCAGCCGCATCGTCGAGCAGAACCTGCTCACGGTGCAGCCGGGCGTGATCGAGGCCGCCCGGTCCGTGGGCGCGAGCCCCGTGCGGATCATCTTCACGCTGCTGATCCCGGAGGCGCTCGGCCCGCTGATCCTCGGCTACACGTTCATCTTCGTCGGCATCGTCGACATGACGGCCGTCGCAGGGGCGATCGGCGCGGGCGGCCTCGGCAACTTCGCGATCGTCTACGGCTATCGGCAGTTCGAGCCGGTCGTGACGTGGGCGGCCGTGCTCATCATCATCGTGCTCGTGCAGGTGGTGCAGTTCGCCGGCAACCGGATGGCCCGGGCGGCGCTCCGGCGCTGA
- a CDS encoding LysE/ArgO family amino acid transporter encodes MHPLAHALSGFGLGFSLIAAIGAQNAFILRQGTRREHVLVVVLICAVSDVILIGLGVAGIGAVIEAAPVAIVVIRILGACFLAGYAALSLLRAVAPRGLAVAVSAPRALGTVVAACLALTWLNPHVYLDTVLLVGSVAAGHGDGRWAFGVGAMVASCVWFTLLATAARVFAPVLARPSARPSAWRVLDTVIAGVMLVLAVQILLPLVPEGPGEGARIAVATAICAALAGAVAAWSVARRRRADAALGDATTDTAPAADGLGTPEASALLR; translated from the coding sequence ATGCACCCGCTCGCGCACGCGCTCTCCGGCTTCGGCCTCGGCTTCTCGCTCATCGCCGCGATCGGCGCGCAGAACGCCTTCATCCTCCGGCAGGGCACGCGGCGCGAGCACGTGCTCGTCGTGGTGCTCATCTGCGCGGTCTCCGACGTGATCCTCATCGGCCTCGGCGTCGCCGGGATCGGCGCGGTCATCGAGGCGGCGCCCGTCGCGATCGTCGTCATCCGGATCCTCGGCGCCTGCTTCCTCGCCGGCTACGCCGCCCTCTCGCTGCTGCGGGCCGTCGCGCCGCGGGGCCTCGCCGTCGCCGTGTCCGCGCCGCGTGCGCTGGGCACCGTGGTCGCCGCGTGCCTCGCGCTCACCTGGCTGAACCCGCACGTGTACCTCGACACCGTGCTCCTCGTGGGATCCGTCGCCGCGGGCCACGGTGACGGCCGCTGGGCGTTCGGGGTCGGCGCGATGGTCGCCAGCTGCGTCTGGTTCACGCTGCTCGCGACGGCCGCCCGCGTCTTCGCGCCCGTGCTCGCCCGGCCGTCCGCCCGGCCGTCCGCCTGGCGCGTGCTCGACACCGTGATCGCCGGGGTGATGCTCGTGCTCGCCGTGCAGATCCTGCTGCCGCTCGTGCCCGAGGGACCGGGGGAGGGGGCGCGCATCGCCGTCGCCACCGCGATCTGCGCGGCGCTCGCCGGCGCCGTGGCGGCCTGGTCGGTCGCGCGCCGGCGTCGTGCCGATGCCGCCCTCGGGGACGCGACGACGGACACCGCCCCCGCCGCGGACGGGCTCGGAACACCGGAGGCGTCCGCGCTGTTGAGATGA
- a CDS encoding LysR family transcriptional regulator ArgP has protein sequence MMDIRTEHLRTLAAVIDTGTLDAAARALRLTPSAVSQRITALERSAGRVLLRRTRPATTTEAGDAVLRHARQVLLLERDLDGLLGVGDGEQPRAGTAAVPVVVNGDSLASWLLPAFAALAAETGQAVEVLREDEHHSLDLLRDGSAMAAVTSVKDPVQGCTSERLGRMRYRALATPAYVAAHLPDGPTPSALAVAPLVMFDRKDAMQDRWLRGRRAPAGQPRHYVPSSAEFVTAVTLGMGWGMLPDLQSEELVASGALVPLDAGSHVDVALHWQRWSVDSPVLADLTRHVRAAAASLR, from the coding sequence ATGATGGACATCCGCACCGAGCACCTGCGCACCCTGGCCGCCGTCATCGACACGGGCACGCTCGACGCGGCCGCCCGCGCGCTCCGGCTGACGCCCTCCGCGGTGAGCCAGCGGATCACGGCGCTCGAGCGCAGCGCCGGCCGCGTGCTCCTCCGACGCACCCGCCCGGCCACCACCACCGAGGCGGGCGACGCCGTGCTGCGGCACGCGCGCCAGGTGCTGCTGCTCGAGCGCGACCTCGACGGGCTGCTCGGCGTGGGCGACGGCGAGCAGCCCCGGGCGGGGACCGCGGCCGTGCCCGTCGTGGTCAACGGCGACTCGCTCGCGTCCTGGCTGCTGCCCGCGTTCGCGGCGCTCGCGGCCGAGACCGGCCAGGCGGTGGAGGTGCTGCGCGAGGACGAGCACCACTCCCTCGACCTGCTGCGCGACGGATCCGCGATGGCCGCCGTCACGAGCGTGAAGGACCCCGTGCAGGGCTGCACCTCGGAGCGCCTCGGCCGGATGCGGTACCGCGCGCTCGCGACGCCCGCCTACGTCGCCGCGCATCTGCCCGACGGCCCCACGCCGAGCGCGCTGGCGGTCGCGCCGCTCGTGATGTTCGACCGCAAGGACGCCATGCAGGACCGCTGGCTGCGCGGGCGGCGCGCGCCCGCCGGGCAGCCGCGCCACTACGTGCCGTCGTCGGCCGAGTTCGTCACGGCGGTCACGCTCGGCATGGGCTGGGGCATGCTGCCCGACCTGCAGAGCGAGGAGCTCGTCGCGTCGGGCGCGCTCGTGCCGCTGGACGCCGGATCCCACGTGGACGTGGCGCTGCACTGGCAGCGCTGGAGCGTCGACTCCCCCGTGCTCGCCGACCTCACCCGGCACGTGCGCGCCGCGGCCGCCTCGCTCAGGTAG
- a CDS encoding MetQ/NlpA family ABC transporter substrate-binding protein: protein MTTQAPLIDAPKRRNRLGLIIGAVVVVLAIVAAVLFATGAFAGGGKAVKIGVVGASDPQWPLFVEAAKEEGIDVQIVDFTEYPQVNPALSEGEIDLDQFQHLVYLAQYNEGAGEDLTPIGATAIYPLGLYSSKHTSVADIPQGGTVILPNDESNLARGLLLLQREGLLTLKGGGSSVSTLDDVDQAASKVSVTTVDAALTATSLPDADAVIINNDFVTDAGLTAGDAIAQDDPSDPKALAYVNVFAARAADAQNETYLKLAQIFRDTPAVVDAVVENSGGTAIPLQTPADELQSLLTTTEKAVAEKKAAR, encoded by the coding sequence ATGACCACCCAGGCACCCCTGATCGACGCCCCGAAGCGGAGGAACCGCCTCGGCCTCATCATCGGCGCGGTCGTCGTCGTCCTCGCGATCGTCGCGGCCGTCCTCTTCGCCACCGGCGCGTTCGCGGGCGGCGGCAAGGCCGTCAAGATCGGCGTCGTCGGCGCGAGCGACCCGCAGTGGCCCCTGTTCGTCGAGGCGGCGAAGGAGGAGGGCATCGACGTGCAGATCGTCGACTTCACCGAGTACCCGCAGGTGAACCCGGCGCTCAGCGAGGGCGAGATCGACCTCGACCAGTTCCAGCACCTCGTCTACCTCGCGCAGTACAACGAGGGCGCGGGCGAGGACCTCACGCCCATCGGCGCCACGGCGATCTACCCGCTCGGGCTGTACTCGTCGAAGCACACGTCGGTCGCCGACATCCCGCAGGGCGGCACCGTGATCCTCCCCAACGACGAGTCGAACCTCGCGCGCGGCCTCCTCCTGCTCCAGCGCGAGGGCCTCCTGACGCTGAAGGGCGGCGGATCCAGCGTCTCCACGCTCGACGACGTCGACCAGGCCGCGTCGAAGGTCAGCGTCACCACGGTCGACGCCGCGCTCACCGCCACCTCGCTGCCCGACGCGGACGCCGTCATCATCAACAACGACTTCGTCACCGACGCGGGGCTCACCGCCGGCGACGCGATCGCGCAGGACGACCCCAGCGACCCGAAGGCGCTCGCCTACGTCAACGTCTTCGCGGCCCGCGCCGCCGACGCGCAGAACGAGACCTACCTGAAGCTCGCGCAGATCTTCCGGGACACCCCCGCCGTGGTCGACGCGGTCGTCGAGAACTCGGGCGGCACCGCCATCCCGCTGCAGACCCCGGCCGACGAGCTGCAGAGCCTCCTCACCACCACCGAGAAGGCCGTCGCCGAGAAGAAGGCGGCTCGATGA